In bacterium, a single window of DNA contains:
- the pilT_2 gene encoding Twitching mobility protein, with amino-acid sequence MSTMSARGEDLNAGKKKVFIDDLLLYTVKAKASDLHVTVGIPPCVRVHGELKPIPGLPSLAKEDTHVMMTSLMTEKQINQFEREREIDFAFEIKGQGRFRCNGYYQKGNMGGVIRVVPNTIPTTEQLQLPKICEEVARYKRGLVLFTGPTGSGKSSSLAALINIVNSERRCHIMTIEDPIEFVHSHKQAVVNQRELGDDTYSYAKALKHVLRQDPDVILVGEMRDLETIQLAITAAETGHLVFSTLHTIDAPQSIDRMIDVFPPYQQEQIRLMLSNALKAIFSQHLLRRADGAGRVPGVEVMLNNSAVSNIIREGKVHQLYSVMQTSAKFGMQTMDTSIKEWLQKGVISREEALANCHNLMEFQQLLAGKNPYEG; translated from the coding sequence ATGTCGACCATGTCCGCCCGGGGTGAGGACCTCAACGCCGGGAAAAAAAAAGTCTTCATCGATGACCTGCTGCTCTATACGGTCAAGGCCAAAGCCTCCGACCTCCACGTCACCGTTGGCATCCCCCCCTGTGTCCGGGTCCATGGCGAACTGAAGCCAATCCCGGGACTCCCCAGCCTCGCCAAAGAAGACACCCACGTCATGATGACCTCCCTCATGACGGAGAAGCAGATCAATCAGTTTGAGCGGGAACGGGAAATCGACTTCGCCTTCGAGATCAAGGGCCAGGGGCGCTTCCGCTGCAACGGGTATTACCAGAAGGGGAACATGGGGGGTGTCATCCGGGTCGTCCCGAACACCATCCCCACCACCGAGCAGTTGCAGCTGCCCAAAATCTGCGAGGAAGTCGCCCGCTACAAGCGGGGCCTGGTCCTCTTCACCGGCCCCACCGGGTCCGGGAAAAGCTCCTCCCTGGCCGCCCTGATCAACATCGTCAACTCTGAGCGACGCTGCCACATCATGACGATCGAGGACCCGATCGAGTTTGTCCATTCGCACAAGCAGGCGGTCGTCAATCAGCGCGAACTCGGCGATGACACCTACTCCTACGCGAAAGCGCTGAAGCATGTTCTGCGTCAGGACCCCGATGTCATCCTCGTGGGCGAGATGCGCGACCTGGAGACCATCCAGCTGGCCATCACGGCAGCGGAAACGGGCCACCTTGTGTTCAGCACCCTGCACACCATCGATGCGCCGCAGTCCATCGACCGCATGATCGACGTCTTTCCGCCGTATCAGCAGGAACAGATCCGCCTGATGCTCTCCAACGCGCTGAAAGCGATTTTCTCCCAGCACCTGTTGCGTCGCGCCGATGGTGCCGGGCGGGTGCCCGGTGTCGAAGTGATGCTCAACAACTCCGCAGTCTCCAACATCATCCGCGAGGGGAAGGTCCATCAGCTCTACTCGGTGATGCAGACCTCCGCGAAGTTCGGGATGCAGACGATGGACACGTCGATCAAGGAGTGGCTCCAGAAGGGTGTCATCAGCCGGGAAGAAGCCCTGGCGAACTGCCACAATCTGATGGAGTTCCAGCAGCTTCTCGCTGGCAAGAACCCCTACGAGGGGTAA